The DNA sequence CTTCGGCGTCGGGCTGCTCGCCTACGCGCTGGCGGCCATGATCGGCTACACGATCCAGCTGCCGTTCCAGATGATCGGCCTGCTCCCCGGCCTGTTCGACCCGGCGGACATGGACGCCGACGCGAGCGGCGGGGAGCTCATCGCCCTGTTCGGCGGCCTGATGCTGCTCTCGTTCATCAGCCAGCTGATCGCCCAGCTCTTCACGGCGATCTTCCCGCCGCTGGTCGTCGGCCTGCTGTACGTCGACCGCCGGATACGCGCGGAGAACCTGGGCCCGGTGCTGGCCGAGGCGGCGGGAGCGACACTGCCCGAGCAGTACGGCCCGCCGCCGCCCGCCCCCGTGTGAGTTCGAAGGGGCCGGGCCGGGGCTCAGTCGGTCAGGGTCCGCTTGGGGCGCAGCACACAGAACTCGTTGCCCTCCGGATCGGCCATCACCACGAAGGTGGCGTCCGGCCCCTGCCCGACGTCCACCCGCCGGGCGCCGAGCGCGAGGATGCGCTCGACCTCGGCGTCCCGGTCGTCGGGGGTCAGATCGATGTGCAGTCGGTTCTTGACGGTCTTCCCCTCCGGTACGGCGAGGAAGCACATGCCCGGAAACGCGGTCTCGTGGGCGCCGATGACGATCTCCTCCTCGTCCTCGAAGAGCACCTGCCAGTCCAGCACCGCGCTCCAGAAGCGGGCGAGGAGCGGCAGGTCGTGAGCGTCGACGGCGATGTGGTAAATGGAGACGGCCATGCCCGCCAGTGTGCCTGGCGGGCATGGCCGTTCACCACTGCCCCGGGGACGTGTCAGATGTCGGACCCGTCCGAGGGGGGGACGCGTCAGACGTTGAAACCGAGCGCGCGGAGCTGCTCGCGTCCGTCGTCGGTGATCTTG is a window from the Streptomyces sp. MMBL 11-1 genome containing:
- a CDS encoding VOC family protein, translating into MAVSIYHIAVDAHDLPLLARFWSAVLDWQVLFEDEEEIVIGAHETAFPGMCFLAVPEGKTVKNRLHIDLTPDDRDAEVERILALGARRVDVGQGPDATFVVMADPEGNEFCVLRPKRTLTD